From one Lolium rigidum isolate FL_2022 chromosome 4, APGP_CSIRO_Lrig_0.1, whole genome shotgun sequence genomic stretch:
- the LOC124647427 gene encoding N6-adenosine-methyltransferase non-catalytic subunit MTB-like — protein sequence MDRTRRTAGDAILPARAAEGCVSVGGGVCSSRSRAIADTPSFIFLWVGDGVGLEQGRQCLKKWGFRRCEDICWVKTNKKNATPGLRHDSNTLFQHSKEHCLMGIKGTVRRSTYGHIIHANIDTDIIIAEEPTDGIVKG from the exons ATGGATCGCACGCGCCGCACTGCCGGCGACGCCATCCTGCCCGCCCGTGCAGCTGAAGGATGTGTGAGTGTAGGAGGAGGAGTATGTTCATCGCGCTCCAG AGCCATAGCCGATACACCCTCGTTTATCTTCCTTTGGGTTGGTGATGGTGTTGGTCTTGAACAAGGCcgtcaatgtttgaagaag TGGGGATTTCGTAGATGTGAGGATATATGCTGGGTCAAAACCAACAAGAAAAATGCAACACCTGGTCTGCGCCATGACTCAAATACATTGTTTCAGCATTCAAAG GAGCATTGTTTGATGGGCATAAAAGGAACAGTCCGGCGCAGCACTTATGGGCATATAATCCATGCAAATATTGACACCGATATAATAATAGCTGAAGAACCTACTGATG GTATCGTTAAAGGTTGA